One Pseudonocardia sediminis DNA window includes the following coding sequences:
- a CDS encoding DNA-directed RNA polymerase subunit beta has protein sequence MAVSRAAATTSTLASTANPNYPGAPTRVTFAKIHEPLEVPDLLDLQIQSYEWLVGSEAWFQRRIEAGDDLPVSGLEEILTEISPIEDFSGSMSLSFSDPRFDEVKASVEECRDKDMTYGAPLFVTAEFTNNTTGEIKSQTVFMGEFPVMTDKGTFIINGTERVVVSQLVRSPGVYFDHSIDKTTEKDVYSVKIIPSRGAWLEFDVDKRDTVGVRIDRKRRQPVTVLLKALGWSNEQIAERFGFSETLMTTLEKDHTAGQDEALLDIYRKLRPGEPPTRESAQALLENLFFKDKRYDMAKVGRYKANKKLGVGIEPSVGTLTEDDVATTIEYLVRLHAGDTTMTVNGDTEIPVETDDIDHFGNRRLRTVGELIQNQVRVGLSRTERVVRERMTTQDVEAITPQTLINTRPITAAIREFFGTSQLSQFMDQHNPLAGLTHKRRLSALGPGGLSRERAGMEVRDVHPSHYGRMCPIETPEGPNIGLIGSLSSFARVNPFGFIETPYRKVVDGIVTTQIDYLTADEEDRFVVAQANAPLNEDGSFVEDRVLVRRKEDVDLIAPTGVEYIDVSPRQMVSVATALIPFLEHDDANRALMGANMQRQSVPLLRSESPLVGTGMELRAAVDAGDVVVAEKAGVVEELCADYITVMDDEGLRQTYRLNKFRRSNQGTCNNQKPIVDEGVRVEVGQVLADGPCTENGEMALGKNLLVAIMPWEGHNYEDAIILSQRLVQDDVLTSIHIEEHEIDARDTKLGAEEITRDIPNVSEDVLADLDERGIIRIGAEVQPGDILVGKVTPKGETELTPEERLLRAIFGEKAREVRDTSLKVPHGENGKVIGIRVFSRDDDDELAPGVNELVRVYVAQKRKISDGDKLAGRHGNKGVIGKILPAEDMPFMEDGTPVDIILNTHGVPRRMNIGQVLETHLGWIAKTGWEIEGKPEWASKMPEELYSVPADTKTATPVFDGAREHEITGLLGSTLPNRDGDRMVGSDGKANLLDGRSGEPYPFPVAVGYMYILKLAHLVDDKIHARSTGPYSMITQQPLGGKAQFGGQRFGEMECWAMQAYGAAYTLQELLTIKSDDVVGRVKVYEAIVKGENIPEPGIPESFKVLLKELQSLCLNVEVLSSDGAAIEMRDSDDEDLERAAANLGINLSSRPGSESMTVDDVVN, from the coding sequence TTGGCTGTCTCCCGCGCCGCCGCGACCACCTCGACCCTCGCCAGTACGGCCAACCCGAACTACCCAGGGGCGCCGACCCGGGTCACCTTCGCGAAGATCCACGAGCCGCTGGAGGTCCCTGATCTCCTCGACCTGCAGATCCAGTCCTACGAGTGGCTGGTCGGCAGCGAGGCCTGGTTCCAGCGGCGGATCGAGGCCGGCGACGACCTCCCGGTCAGCGGTCTGGAGGAGATCCTCACCGAGATCTCCCCGATCGAGGACTTCTCCGGCTCCATGTCGCTGTCCTTCTCCGACCCCCGCTTCGACGAGGTCAAGGCCTCCGTCGAGGAGTGCCGGGACAAGGACATGACCTACGGCGCCCCGCTGTTCGTCACCGCGGAGTTCACCAACAACACCACCGGCGAGATCAAGAGCCAGACGGTGTTCATGGGTGAGTTCCCGGTGATGACCGACAAGGGCACGTTCATCATCAACGGCACCGAGCGTGTCGTGGTGTCCCAGCTGGTCCGTTCGCCGGGTGTCTACTTCGACCACTCGATCGACAAGACCACCGAGAAGGACGTCTACTCGGTCAAGATCATCCCGAGCCGGGGTGCCTGGCTCGAGTTCGACGTCGACAAGCGCGACACCGTCGGTGTCCGCATCGACCGCAAGCGCCGCCAGCCGGTCACCGTGCTGCTGAAGGCGCTGGGGTGGTCCAACGAGCAGATCGCCGAGCGCTTCGGGTTCTCCGAGACGCTGATGACGACGCTGGAGAAGGACCACACCGCCGGGCAGGACGAGGCGCTGCTCGACATCTACCGCAAGCTGCGTCCTGGCGAGCCGCCGACCCGCGAGTCGGCGCAGGCCCTCCTGGAGAACCTGTTCTTCAAGGACAAGCGCTACGACATGGCCAAGGTCGGCCGCTACAAGGCCAACAAGAAGCTCGGCGTCGGCATCGAGCCGTCGGTCGGCACGCTGACCGAGGACGACGTCGCGACCACCATCGAGTACCTCGTCCGGCTGCACGCCGGCGACACCACGATGACGGTCAACGGCGACACCGAGATCCCGGTCGAGACCGACGACATCGACCACTTCGGCAACCGCCGCCTGCGCACGGTCGGTGAGCTGATCCAGAACCAGGTGCGGGTCGGCCTGTCCCGCACCGAGCGCGTCGTCCGCGAGCGGATGACGACCCAGGACGTCGAGGCGATCACGCCGCAGACCCTGATCAACACCCGCCCGATCACGGCGGCGATCCGGGAGTTCTTCGGCACCTCGCAGCTGTCGCAGTTCATGGACCAGCACAACCCGCTGGCCGGGCTGACGCACAAGCGCCGCCTGTCCGCGCTCGGCCCGGGTGGTCTGTCCCGGGAGCGTGCGGGCATGGAGGTCCGCGACGTGCACCCGTCGCACTACGGCCGGATGTGCCCGATCGAGACCCCGGAGGGCCCGAACATCGGCCTGATCGGGTCGCTGTCGAGCTTCGCGCGGGTCAACCCGTTCGGCTTCATCGAGACGCCGTACCGCAAGGTCGTCGACGGCATCGTCACCACGCAGATCGACTACCTGACCGCCGACGAGGAGGACCGCTTCGTCGTCGCGCAGGCCAACGCGCCGCTGAACGAGGACGGCTCCTTCGTCGAGGACCGGGTCCTGGTCCGCCGCAAGGAGGACGTCGACCTGATCGCGCCGACGGGCGTCGAGTACATCGACGTCTCGCCGCGTCAGATGGTGTCGGTCGCGACCGCGCTGATCCCGTTCCTCGAGCACGACGACGCGAACCGCGCCCTGATGGGCGCGAACATGCAGCGTCAGTCCGTCCCGCTGCTGCGCAGCGAGTCGCCGCTGGTCGGCACGGGCATGGAGCTGCGCGCGGCGGTCGACGCCGGCGACGTGGTGGTGGCCGAGAAGGCCGGTGTGGTCGAGGAGCTGTGCGCCGACTACATCACCGTGATGGACGACGAGGGCCTGCGTCAGACCTACCGTCTGAACAAGTTCCGCCGCTCCAACCAGGGCACCTGCAACAACCAGAAGCCGATCGTCGACGAGGGCGTCCGGGTCGAGGTGGGCCAGGTGCTCGCCGACGGTCCGTGCACCGAGAACGGCGAGATGGCCCTGGGCAAGAACCTGCTCGTGGCGATCATGCCGTGGGAGGGCCACAACTACGAGGACGCGATCATCCTCTCGCAGCGCCTGGTGCAGGACGACGTGCTGACGTCGATCCACATCGAGGAGCACGAGATCGACGCCCGGGACACCAAGCTCGGCGCCGAGGAGATCACCCGGGACATCCCGAACGTCTCCGAGGACGTCCTGGCCGACCTCGACGAGCGCGGCATCATCCGGATCGGCGCCGAGGTCCAGCCCGGCGACATCCTGGTCGGCAAGGTGACGCCGAAGGGCGAGACCGAGCTGACCCCGGAGGAGCGCCTGCTCCGCGCGATCTTCGGCGAGAAGGCGCGCGAGGTCCGCGACACCTCGCTCAAGGTCCCGCACGGCGAGAACGGCAAGGTCATCGGCATCCGGGTCTTCTCCCGCGACGACGACGACGAGCTGGCGCCGGGCGTGAACGAGCTGGTCCGCGTGTACGTGGCCCAGAAGCGCAAGATCTCCGACGGTGACAAGCTCGCTGGCCGCCACGGCAACAAGGGCGTCATCGGCAAGATCCTCCCCGCCGAGGACATGCCGTTCATGGAGGACGGCACCCCGGTCGACATCATCCTGAACACCCACGGTGTTCCGCGACGGATGAACATCGGCCAGGTCCTGGAGACCCACCTCGGGTGGATCGCCAAGACCGGCTGGGAGATCGAGGGCAAGCCGGAGTGGGCGTCGAAGATGCCCGAGGAGCTCTACTCGGTGCCCGCCGACACGAAGACGGCCACGCCGGTCTTCGACGGTGCGCGCGAGCACGAGATCACCGGGCTGCTCGGGTCCACGCTGCCCAACCGTGACGGCGACCGCATGGTCGGCTCGGACGGCAAGGCGAACCTGCTCGACGGGCGTTCCGGGGAGCCGTACCCGTTCCCGGTCGCGGTCGGCTACATGTACATCCTGAAGCTGGCCCACCTGGTGGACGACAAGATCCACGCGCGCTCCACCGGCCCGTACTCGATGATCACCCAGCAGCCGCTCGGCGGTAAGGCCCAGTTCGGTGGCCAGCGCTTCGGTGAGATGGAGTGCTGGGCGATGCAGGCCTACGGCGCGGCGTACACGCTGCAAGAGCTGCTGACCATCAAGTCCGACGACGTCGTGGGCCGGGTCAAGGTCTACGAGGCGATCGTCAAGGGCGAGAACATCCCCGAGCCCGGGATCCCCGAGTCGTTCAAGGTGCTGCTGAAGGAGCTTCAGTCGCTGTGCCTGAACGTCGAGGTGCTCTCCAGCGACGGGGCGGCGATCGAGATGCGCGACTCGGACGACGAGGACCTCGAACGTGCCGCGGCGAACCTGGGCATCAACCTGTCCAGCCGCCCCGGTTCGGAGTCGATGACCGTCGACGACGTCGTGAACTAG
- the rplL gene encoding 50S ribosomal protein L7/L12, which translates to MAKLSTDELLDAFKELTLIELSEFVKKFEETFDVTAAAPVAVAAAGPAGGGAAAEAEEEKDEFDVILEGAGDKKIQVIKVVREVVSGLGLKEAKDLVEAAPKPLLEGVAKDAAEAAKAKLEEAGAKVSVK; encoded by the coding sequence ATGGCGAAGCTGTCCACCGACGAGCTGCTCGACGCGTTCAAGGAGCTCACGCTCATCGAGCTGTCGGAGTTCGTGAAGAAGTTCGAGGAGACCTTCGACGTCACCGCCGCCGCCCCGGTCGCCGTCGCGGCCGCCGGCCCCGCCGGTGGTGGCGCGGCCGCCGAGGCAGAGGAGGAGAAGGACGAGTTCGACGTCATCCTCGAGGGCGCCGGCGACAAGAAGATCCAGGTCATCAAGGTCGTCCGTGAGGTCGTCTCGGGCCTGGGCCTGAAGGAGGCCAAGGACCTCGTCGAGGCCGCCCCGAAGCCGCTTCTGGAGGGTGTCGCCAAGGACGCCGCCGAGGCCGCCAAGGCGAAGCTCGAGGAGGCCGGCGCGAAGGTCTCCGTCAAGTAG
- the rplJ gene encoding 50S ribosomal protein L10 translates to MARPDKVAAVDEIANRFRDASASVVTEYRGLSVAKLTQLRRDLGDDASFRVAKNTLVKRAADDAGVQGLDGLLAGPTGIAFIKGEPVDAAKTIKKFAKDNPGLTIKGGYMDGRALSTAEVEQLADLESREVLLAKLAGAMKANLSKAAGLFAAPASQVARMTQALADKKAAEGGAPAPSDDAPADAPSEAAEAAAPAEASAES, encoded by the coding sequence ATGGCCCGACCCGACAAGGTCGCGGCGGTCGACGAGATCGCCAACCGGTTCCGGGATGCGTCCGCATCGGTGGTCACCGAGTACCGCGGACTCAGCGTCGCGAAGCTCACCCAGCTGCGCCGTGACCTGGGCGACGACGCGAGCTTCCGCGTCGCCAAGAACACCCTGGTCAAGCGCGCGGCGGACGACGCCGGAGTGCAGGGCCTCGACGGCCTGCTCGCCGGACCGACGGGGATCGCGTTCATCAAGGGCGAGCCGGTCGACGCCGCGAAGACGATCAAGAAGTTCGCGAAGGACAACCCTGGTCTGACGATCAAGGGCGGCTACATGGACGGGCGCGCCCTGTCCACGGCCGAGGTCGAGCAGCTCGCCGACCTGGAGTCCCGTGAGGTCCTGCTGGCGAAGCTGGCCGGAGCCATGAAGGCGAACCTGAGCAAGGCCGCCGGTCTGTTCGCCGCGCCGGCCTCGCAGGTCGCGCGGATGACGCAGGCGCTGGCCGACAAGAAGGCCGCCGAGGGCGGGGCTCCGGCCCCGTCGGACGACGCTCCCGCCGACGCCCCGTCGGAGGCCGCCGAGGCCGCTGCGCCGGCCGAGGCGTCCGCCGAGAGCTGA
- a CDS encoding nuclear transport factor 2 family protein, with protein sequence MSTNRRRPTTGPRRPQVAGRPRPAGTSGPGESTEAAESALAVDERTGVRSSSGRTREDRAPASSTGPSTAPSAGATTREPSAPAGPASPGADSSTPDASTAETSTADTSTADTEIDESSAGTGPAEPPRAAPVGGGHDDGTPAESRGARRRMPMPSAPTTRRGTALLLAVTVLLSAAAIFFAVSFFGMRFTGAATNTALSDVGATAAVSEQIGEAATKVYSFDFARLDQAEADARAGITGPFDQQFDQIFANVRQLAPQQQAVVTATVPKSAVASITGDTATVYLFVNQVITRVDDTGKKVQGGAAARLRVDAQNVDGRWKIAGMSPA encoded by the coding sequence ATGTCCACGAACCGCCGCCGCCCCACCACCGGGCCACGCCGCCCGCAGGTGGCCGGCCGCCCCCGCCCCGCGGGCACGTCCGGCCCCGGGGAGTCCACCGAGGCCGCCGAGAGCGCCCTGGCCGTCGACGAGCGCACCGGTGTCCGCTCCTCGTCGGGCCGCACCCGCGAGGACCGCGCCCCGGCCTCGTCCACGGGCCCGTCCACGGCCCCGTCCGCGGGCGCCACGACCCGCGAGCCGTCGGCGCCCGCCGGTCCGGCGTCGCCCGGCGCCGACTCGTCCACTCCGGACGCGTCCACTGCGGAGACGTCCACCGCGGACACGTCCACCGCCGACACCGAGATCGACGAGTCGTCGGCCGGGACCGGTCCGGCGGAGCCGCCCCGCGCGGCCCCGGTCGGCGGTGGCCACGACGACGGGACGCCCGCGGAGTCGCGCGGCGCGCGGCGCCGGATGCCGATGCCGTCCGCGCCGACGACCCGTCGCGGCACCGCACTGCTGCTCGCCGTGACCGTCCTGCTCTCCGCCGCGGCGATCTTCTTCGCGGTGTCCTTCTTCGGCATGCGCTTCACCGGCGCGGCAACGAACACCGCCCTGAGCGACGTCGGCGCCACCGCGGCGGTCAGCGAGCAGATCGGCGAGGCGGCGACGAAGGTCTACTCGTTCGACTTCGCCCGGCTCGACCAGGCCGAGGCCGACGCACGCGCCGGCATCACCGGGCCGTTCGACCAGCAGTTCGACCAGATCTTCGCCAACGTCCGGCAGCTCGCGCCCCAGCAGCAGGCCGTCGTCACCGCGACCGTGCCGAAGTCGGCGGTCGCCAGCATCACCGGCGACACGGCGACGGTGTACCTGTTCGTCAACCAGGTGATCACTCGCGTCGACGACACCGGCAAGAAGGTCCAGGGCGGCGCCGCCGCGCGCCTGCGGGTCGACGCGCAGAACGTCGACGGCCGCTGGAAGATCGCCGGGATGTCCCCGGCCTGA
- a CDS encoding MCE family protein, with translation MISRTVRIQLLALALVAIIGIGYTGFRYAGLDRVFGATTYPVTVQLADSGGIFTGADVTYRGVSVGRVGPLTLTDAGVDVQLDIDNSAPSIPSDTAAEIRNLSAIGEQYVDLQPGPEGGPTLAAGSVVPVNRTTTPVGVEDLVVNLDNFVKTVPLDSLRTVVDEAGQGFANTAQPLQQLLDTTGQFTQAGIDALPQTTALIRDARPVLTTQNETAPQFKEFAASLKLVTQQLKDSDPDLRRIIQNAPEAGDQISGLLRESGPGLGESIANLREVSEVLEPRQAALKQILVTYPGLVAIAPKVLPGDGTAHLGLALNINNPPVCTRGYEGTTRRSAQDVSEVPVNSGAFCGEPPGSVTSVRGMQNVPRAETPMPSEDAGDTPAPPPAAGPDPVAGGPILSPALVTDFAQILGGS, from the coding sequence GTGATCTCGAGGACCGTACGGATCCAGCTGCTCGCCCTGGCTCTGGTCGCCATCATCGGCATCGGCTACACCGGGTTCCGGTACGCGGGACTCGACCGCGTCTTCGGCGCGACGACCTACCCGGTCACCGTGCAGCTGGCCGACTCCGGTGGCATCTTCACCGGCGCCGACGTCACCTACCGGGGTGTCAGCGTCGGCCGGGTCGGCCCGCTGACGCTGACCGACGCCGGGGTGGACGTCCAGCTCGACATCGACAACTCGGCGCCGTCGATCCCGTCGGACACCGCGGCCGAGATCCGCAACCTCTCGGCCATCGGCGAGCAGTACGTCGACCTGCAGCCCGGACCGGAGGGCGGCCCGACGCTGGCCGCCGGGTCGGTCGTGCCGGTGAACCGGACCACGACGCCGGTCGGCGTCGAGGACCTCGTGGTGAACCTGGACAACTTCGTGAAGACGGTGCCGCTGGACTCCCTGCGGACCGTCGTCGACGAGGCGGGCCAGGGGTTCGCGAACACCGCCCAGCCGTTGCAGCAGCTGCTCGACACCACCGGCCAGTTCACCCAGGCCGGGATCGACGCGCTGCCGCAGACCACGGCGCTGATCCGGGACGCGCGCCCGGTGCTGACCACGCAGAACGAGACCGCCCCGCAGTTCAAGGAGTTCGCCGCGAGCCTGAAGCTGGTGACCCAGCAGCTCAAGGACTCCGACCCGGACCTGCGCCGGATCATCCAGAACGCGCCCGAGGCGGGCGACCAGATCAGCGGGCTGCTGCGCGAGAGCGGGCCCGGGCTCGGCGAGTCGATCGCGAACCTGCGCGAGGTCTCCGAGGTGCTCGAGCCCCGTCAGGCGGCGCTCAAGCAGATCCTGGTCACCTACCCCGGCCTGGTCGCCATCGCACCGAAGGTGCTGCCCGGCGACGGCACGGCCCACCTGGGTCTGGCCCTCAACATCAACAACCCGCCGGTCTGTACCCGCGGCTACGAGGGCACCACACGACGTAGCGCCCAGGACGTCTCGGAGGTCCCGGTGAACTCGGGCGCCTTCTGCGGGGAGCCACCCGGCAGCGTGACCAGCGTCCGGGGAATGCAGAATGTTCCCCGGGCGGAGACCCCCATGCCGTCCGAGGACGCGGGCGACACCCCGGCACCACCCCCCGCGGCCGGACCGGACCCCGTCGCGGGCGGGCCGATCCTGTCGCCGGCCCTCGTCACCGACTTCGCCCAGATCCTGGGCGGTTCCTGA
- a CDS encoding MCE family protein produces MSRRITRLVALLTVVGLTATGCGALSGGLKGVQLPGGANLGDDPYPVQIEFGDVVDLVPQSLVRVGDVPVGSVETIAVEPNSWNAVVTVLVNRGVTLPANADAKVRTTSLLGEKFVELSSPAQPAPGTLAESGRIGLQNAGRAAEVEEVLGALSMLLNGGGVAQIKTISTELNKALSGREPQVRELLDNVNRLVGALDSRKEDINRALDGLNQLSATLVERRPSIENALQNLSPGLRELESQRAQLVNMLRALDRLSGVATDVINRSREDVLADLENLRPILRNLADSGQDLPDSLQLLLTIPFTDNATDAVAGDYTNLYVTADLDLGVILNNILASNQTPLANNPLTAQLPPNARLLAPLLGADGQPAPVPGVPDTVAPPAAGAPAPPAPAAPGATATPAPAPTPSPTTTPAPTRDSGGGGLFGGLLGGGS; encoded by the coding sequence ATGAGCCGGCGGATCACCCGGCTGGTGGCCCTGCTGACGGTCGTCGGGCTCACCGCGACCGGCTGCGGCGCCCTCTCCGGCGGGCTCAAGGGCGTGCAGCTGCCCGGTGGCGCGAACCTGGGCGACGACCCGTACCCGGTGCAGATCGAGTTCGGCGACGTCGTCGACCTGGTGCCGCAGTCGCTGGTCCGGGTCGGGGACGTCCCGGTCGGCTCGGTGGAGACGATCGCGGTCGAGCCGAACAGCTGGAACGCCGTGGTGACCGTCCTGGTCAACCGCGGGGTCACGCTGCCGGCGAACGCCGACGCGAAGGTGCGGACCACGTCGCTGCTGGGGGAGAAGTTCGTCGAGCTCTCCAGCCCGGCGCAGCCCGCCCCCGGCACGCTGGCCGAGTCCGGGAGGATCGGGCTGCAGAACGCCGGTCGCGCGGCGGAGGTCGAGGAGGTCCTCGGCGCGCTGTCGATGTTGCTCAACGGTGGCGGCGTGGCCCAGATCAAGACGATCTCGACCGAGCTCAACAAGGCACTGTCCGGGCGCGAGCCCCAGGTGCGCGAGCTGCTGGACAACGTGAACCGGCTGGTCGGTGCGCTGGACTCGCGCAAGGAGGACATCAACCGGGCACTGGACGGGCTCAACCAGCTCTCCGCGACGCTGGTGGAGCGGCGGCCGTCGATCGAGAACGCCCTGCAGAACCTCAGCCCCGGCCTGCGCGAGCTGGAGTCGCAGCGCGCGCAGCTGGTGAACATGCTCCGGGCCCTCGACCGGCTCTCCGGCGTGGCCACCGACGTGATCAACCGCAGCCGCGAGGACGTCCTGGCGGACCTGGAGAACCTGCGTCCGATCCTGCGCAACCTGGCCGACTCCGGCCAGGACCTGCCGGACTCGCTGCAGCTGCTGCTCACGATCCCGTTCACCGACAACGCCACCGACGCGGTCGCCGGTGACTACACGAACCTGTACGTGACCGCGGACCTGGACCTGGGCGTCATCCTGAACAACATCCTGGCCAGCAACCAGACCCCGCTGGCGAACAACCCGCTGACCGCGCAGCTGCCGCCGAACGCGCGGCTGCTCGCGCCCCTGCTCGGGGCCGACGGTCAGCCGGCGCCCGTCCCCGGGGTCCCGGACACCGTCGCCCCGCCCGCGGCGGGGGCCCCGGCCCCGCCGGCCCCGGCCGCACCCGGTGCCACGGCGACCCCGGCTCCGGCCCCGACCCCCAGCCCGACCACGACCCCCGCACCCACCCGCGACAGCGGTGGCGGCGGTCTGTTCGGCGGACTCCTCGGAGGTGGCTCGTGA
- a CDS encoding MCE family protein, which produces MATTWAHDRRQIQFVALVGIVAVVVAAGIWLVTSGSGRPITAYFTNTSALYPDNDVRMLGVPIGKIDTITPEGNQVRVDMTISDDDVVLPADVKAAIVSPSLVTGRYVQLTPAYTGGPQWQGEPVPVERTAVPLGVDDLTRTATELSRALGPQGANSTGAVSDALNVGAQNLDGNGRALNDTIRNLGGLGATLNGSSKDLFGTITELQKFVATIKENDPGVRELNGKLADVTSFLASQRGELGTSLRELSFALGEVAGFVQDNRATLKSNVDKLAGVSQEIVDHQKALAEITDVAPAALGNLANIYNGSSETLDTRVNFNELSQPLPNLVCQFAQSQQPKGPDGMPLPIVGDLGTACTNILSGLSILPNPIAPPGTEGGLPAAPGLPLNPLPGTPLSSTGDPAAPLLAPLGANPQTPAPAAGPSATPAPTTSAPASPTREPSGGGLFGGLLGGGS; this is translated from the coding sequence ATGGCCACCACCTGGGCCCACGACCGGCGCCAGATCCAGTTCGTCGCACTCGTCGGGATCGTCGCCGTCGTGGTCGCGGCCGGGATCTGGCTGGTGACCTCCGGGTCCGGCCGGCCGATCACGGCGTACTTCACCAACACCTCGGCGCTCTACCCGGACAACGACGTGCGGATGCTCGGCGTGCCGATCGGGAAGATCGACACGATCACCCCCGAGGGCAACCAGGTCCGCGTCGACATGACCATCAGCGACGACGACGTGGTGCTCCCGGCCGACGTCAAGGCCGCGATCGTCTCGCCGAGCCTGGTCACCGGGCGCTACGTGCAGCTCACCCCGGCCTACACCGGGGGACCGCAGTGGCAGGGCGAGCCGGTCCCGGTCGAGCGCACCGCGGTGCCGCTCGGCGTCGACGACCTGACCCGCACCGCGACCGAGCTGTCCCGGGCCCTGGGCCCGCAGGGTGCCAACTCGACCGGGGCGGTGTCCGACGCGCTCAACGTCGGCGCGCAGAACCTCGACGGCAACGGCCGCGCCCTGAACGACACCATCCGCAACCTCGGCGGTCTCGGTGCGACGCTGAACGGGTCGTCGAAGGACCTGTTCGGCACGATCACCGAGCTGCAGAAGTTCGTGGCCACCATCAAGGAGAACGACCCCGGGGTGCGCGAGCTCAACGGCAAGCTCGCCGACGTCACGAGCTTCCTCGCCTCGCAGCGCGGCGAGCTCGGGACGTCGCTGCGCGAGCTGTCCTTCGCCCTCGGCGAGGTGGCCGGCTTCGTGCAGGACAACCGGGCCACGCTCAAGTCGAACGTGGACAAGCTGGCCGGAGTCAGCCAGGAGATCGTGGACCACCAGAAGGCACTGGCCGAGATCACCGATGTCGCCCCGGCGGCGCTGGGCAACCTGGCCAACATCTACAACGGCTCCTCGGAGACGCTGGACACCCGGGTGAACTTCAACGAGCTGTCCCAGCCGTTGCCGAACCTGGTGTGCCAGTTTGCTCAGTCGCAGCAGCCCAAGGGCCCCGACGGAATGCCCTTGCCGATTGTGGGGGACCTTGGTACCGCCTGCACGAACATTCTGTCGGGGTTGAGCATCCTTCCCAACCCGATCGCGCCGCCCGGAACCGAGGGTGGGCTGCCGGCCGCGCCAGGGCTGCCGCTGAACCCGCTGCCCGGTACGCCGCTGTCGTCCACCGGTGACCCGGCGGCCCCGCTGCTGGCCCCGCTGGGCGCGAACCCGCAGACGCCCGCCCCGGCGGCCGGCCCGTCCGCGACCCCCGCGCCGACGACCTCGGCGCCCGCATCACCGACCCGTGAGCCGTCCGGTGGCGGTCTCTTCGGCGGACTCCTCGGAGGCGGATCATGA
- a CDS encoding MCE family protein, which produces MAQPGEKRPVLVATIGIVAILAITLAAFNFKALFGGGSTYSAEFPEAAGLQADDQVTVAGVEAGRVQSVELDGDHVLVTFTVTDAWVGNRTTASIEIRTLLGSKFLALDPRGDGEQDPDQVITRDRTKSPFDVVDAFNGLSGTIDQLDTQQLAASLTTLSDTFRNTPPEVRGSLDGLSRLSQTISSRDAQLKSLLAGTRQLSTTLADRRGDVVRLINDGNLLLGELQRRKEAISALLDGVTKLSVQLRGLVADNQAQLRPTLETLDKVLEVLERNRDNLGEVLDKEAVFVRVFGNALGNGRWFDNYTCGLLPPPIGPIGGDC; this is translated from the coding sequence ATGGCCCAGCCCGGAGAGAAGCGCCCGGTGCTCGTCGCCACGATCGGGATCGTCGCGATCCTGGCGATCACACTGGCCGCGTTCAACTTCAAGGCCCTGTTCGGGGGCGGCTCGACCTACTCCGCCGAGTTCCCGGAGGCCGCCGGCCTGCAGGCCGACGACCAGGTGACGGTGGCCGGCGTCGAGGCCGGTCGCGTGCAGAGCGTGGAGCTCGACGGCGACCACGTCCTCGTCACCTTCACCGTGACCGACGCGTGGGTGGGGAACCGGACCACGGCCTCGATCGAGATCCGCACCCTGCTCGGCTCGAAGTTCCTCGCGCTCGACCCGCGCGGCGACGGCGAGCAGGACCCGGACCAGGTCATCACCCGGGACCGGACCAAGTCGCCGTTCGACGTCGTCGACGCCTTCAACGGGCTGTCCGGCACGATCGACCAGCTCGACACCCAGCAGCTCGCGGCGAGCCTGACCACGCTGTCGGACACGTTCCGCAACACCCCGCCCGAGGTGCGCGGCTCGCTCGACGGTCTCTCCCGGCTGTCGCAGACGATCTCGAGCCGGGACGCGCAGCTCAAGTCGCTGCTGGCCGGCACCCGGCAGCTGTCCACGACGCTGGCCGACCGGCGCGGCGACGTGGTCCGGCTGATCAACGACGGCAACCTGCTGCTCGGCGAGCTGCAGCGCCGCAAGGAGGCGATCAGCGCCCTGCTCGACGGCGTGACGAAGCTGTCGGTCCAGCTCCGCGGACTCGTCGCGGACAACCAGGCGCAGCTGCGCCCCACGCTGGAGACCCTGGACAAGGTGCTCGAGGTGCTCGAGCGCAACCGGGACAACCTGGGTGAGGTGCTCGACAAGGAAGCGGTGTTCGTCCGCGTGTTCGGCAACGCCCTCGGCAACGGCCGCTGGTTCGACAACTACACCTGCGGGCTGCTCCCGCCGCCCATCGGCCCGATCGGCGGTGACTGCTGA